AGTGTAATTTCCGGAACCAGTACCATAATGAATCTTGTACCCTGCTACGTCCGACTCCAGATTGGCATCCCATACCAAGGTGATGTCCTTAGCTTGTGAAATATTGGCAGCACTTGTCAGGAGAAAGAATAACCCGATTAATACAACAGACAACTTTTGACTGAGTTTGGAACATACCATTTTCTTAATATAAAGGTGGGAAAACGATTTAGTTGACATTATAGTTATCCTTATATTTTTATCCAGCTTGTTTTTCATAAAGTTACAAATTAGGGATTAAACGAATACACATAGTTTATTTTGCAAACAGGCACCCAAAAAACAGACTAATATTTAGATTAAAGCTTGAAAGCTGCAATGAGAATTGCAATCTATTGTAATCATATAATTTAAAAAATTATTAAAATTCTTAATTAGATTTTAATCTTTACAATTTTTTATATTCAACTTAGGAACGGATATTTTATAAAGTCTTTTCACAGGGCTTCATTACGTTTTTACACATTCTAAATTTAAACCCAAAGATTTAATATAAAGGTTTGAAGTATAATAACTCTTATGGTTCTTGCTTAGCGCACAATTAACGTTTTCTTACAAGGGTTCAACTTTAAGAACGAAATTTTAGTATGTAGGGGGCTTGGCACTTGAGGTGGGTATTTACTAATTTATCCTACTGCATTGTTTTGACGTCCTTAGATTCACCGATATGCTAAATTTTTAATGCCCCTGACATATAAAAAGGCCACCGAGGATCGAACACGGTGGCCATAGCTTTGTGTAGTAAAGACCTTACTGAATACCTCTATCAATAAGAGGCCGTTTTTCGTTTCAGAAGTCGTGCATTATAGGAATCTATTCAATCAAGCCTGTTGTGGCTGGAAGCTGATATAATTTAATCGCATAAAAATCACTTCACTGGAATATAGCTACTCCCATCAAAGAAATATTCAAGATAGACCTCAGGGAAACCAATTTTGAAGCCAAAGTAAAGCACCGCGCAAATGGCTACGCATAACGTACACATGCCCATATACCAGGTGAAGCCTAGCCGCAAATCGCGGGTGATTAAGGTCACCAATCCAAAGAATGCAAAACTAACAATGATAGAAAAGACCCATATCTGTGACACATCCAATGTTGGTAAGTATTTCGTCTTGATAAATCCGATCACGAGCATCCCTGGCGCATCCACAAAAAGAATTAACAGAATGCAGATAAACAGGACTGCTCCAAGAAGACCACCACTTTTTGATTTTTTTGACACAGGTAGACCTTTCTAATTAATAGATATATCCACACACTACAATTCCTAGAACTTTACTTCTAGACCACTGTCCTGCATTTTGTTATTTCGCGCTGTTGAGGTCGTGTTTTATAACTGGTGACAAATAAGAAGATTAACGGTCAACCTGATATCTTTTGTCAATTCTTTGTGAGGGGACTACTTTATTGGATAGTTCTTTTAGCTTTTTGTTTGGAAAGGATAATAACTGTTGCGAAAAGCCCTTACGGTGTTTGAACTCTGACTCAATGATGCCCCCTGGCCCATTGAATATTTCCTCATAGGTTCCATCCTCATAGATTTTTATACCCAAATAATAATCTGGAACTTTTTTAAAGGTTAGAGAGTCTTTGAAAGTCGCCTTTATTTGGACTCTTTTCCCACAGGGTGTTTCTCCGTCATAGTCTTTAGCCAACCCATCATACAAAACTAATTCATAATCTCGCTGCACTAATGCCTCACCAATGTCGCCAACCAATCGGCCGTCGATTGTAAACTCTTTGCTGGGCAAAGCGTTTTTAAGCTGATCAATGCCGTTAAATATTTTCTGCAAGGCTTCTTCTATGATTTCATGCTTTGGCATTTTATCCCCTGAGGATGAGTTCACATCAACCTTTTAGTCTAAAGATCCCGCTCCCTTTAAGAGTAACTCTTGATTTTCTCTTACGTGATGAAAAAAAAGGTATGTTCCACTTAAAGAAACCAAGATCAAATGTCCAACTAGAATTTATGCCCTTTTTGGACGCAGACCAATTAAAGCCTCCACCCTTTTTATAGTTTTTATTGCCGTAGTACCTCCAACCCATTAACTTGCCTCTTTCCCATACATTCTAGAAGAAGTCGCAATAAAGAAAGTGACACTAAAGTTCCCATCGCCGATTTCAGCATTTTCAATTAGGTCCAGGTCAATTTTTTGGACCAATTCCAATTCCTGATACTGAGTCATTTGAGCCTGCACTGTGACAACAGCATCTATCTTTCCGTCATCGCTATAGTGCAAATCGAAACGCCCTATAACATCTTCATGCTCATCCATAATTCCATAGGCTTCTGAAGACGGTGTTCTCACTATTCTAAAGAATTTATTGCTCATGCCACCTCGCAACATTCGTCATTGTTATGGTTTACCTGAAAGTTTAGATGCTTAGTCTAAAAAATTAAAACCTTGTCCACGTCCCAGATATTCAAACCAATCGCAGTCAGCTTTATCCTTTGATCTGCGGTTGTGTTTCTTAGATGGGTGATTGGTGCTGTACGCGATTAATGCAGCATTGACTGCCCCCTTACTGACTCCTGGATATTTCTGCTCAAGAATCTTGTGGATATATGAACCGCTGAAACTCAATATTTCATTAGACTTGAGATCTGTTGCAACTTCGTGAATCAAGTCCGCAACGCTTCTACCTTCTGGAGCTTTAAATCGAGCTTTCACCTGTTTACTTTCAATGCAGTCGTCAACAGAGGTCATGGAAGCAAACTCCATAGAGTTTTCCATTATCTCAGTCACTTGATCTCCGAGCTTATCTCTAAGATAATTTAATGTTTCAATAATCGACATTACGCGAACTTTTAGATATTCATCTTTCTGGCAATAACACCAAATTATCTGCTCCCACTCCTCATCGAGGTATTCATGCTCCTCATCAGGCACGTTAATTTCTTCAACGCCAATTTCTCTTGCAAAACTTTTGTCCCAGTTAAGAAAATCGTTGCGACGATTAATTAATCTGAAAATGTGTGGATATGAAATCTGCACACCCAAAAGAGTAAATAGGCAGAAGTCTTCCTGTTCATTTTCTTTATAGTTTTCACCCTCTACTCGAATGTTTTTAAGAAGCGAGAATGAGTTAATAAAACGTTTAATACTTCTCGGCACATACCCTACAGTGAGCTTCACAATATTCACATAATCATTATAGTCAGCGTCGCTTAACGTAATGCCAAGTTCATCAAACTTTCCTTTTAATAGATTTTCTATTTTATAGGCCCCAGTTGGCATAGAAAAAGGGACTTGTATTATTTTATCGAAGAAAGACCTGAACTCTCTTTCGTTCTCATTCGTCTTCTTGCCAAACTTTTTCTCAAGGCCCTTGATGACAATATCGTAGTCTATGGCTAACACAAAAACACAATTGTCTATGTCGAATATATTTTTAAGTGCTTCTAAAATTTCTACAGCAGTGCCTGGTTCAATTCGGTCTAGGTCGTCTACAAAAAAAACAATTCGACTGGAAGGGTTTTGTGGAGAATCAACAATGATTTTCGCAATATCACGAATCTCATTTTTAATTTCAGCTATTTCAGAGAGAAGAGAGTGAGGATTATCCAGATTGATATCAATGTTCTGACCGGTAGTCTTGTTGACCGCAACTTTTGTGGCGAAGGCCCCAACGACTTTCAGGCCCTTTGTAAACCTAGCCTTTTTTTCTTGCCATGACTTTTCATCGGGCCAATAGTTCATCTCTTTACAGTGAGATATCAAGTTTTCGAGTAAGCCTTTAAGGACCGCCGGTGTTATTTCATGGGCTTCTTTGAACATTGAGTATTCCCAGGTATTCACCCAAGAAGTTGCAACCTTTTGCTCTTCGAGGTTTTCTCGAACAATATGCATTAGGCTTGTTTTCCCTGTCCCCCACTCACCTTGCATGCCTATAGTTAAAGGCGTAGCCGCCCCGAGGATAAAACGAGACAAAGCGGTTGCATAGTTTTCAATCCCCAGGAGGTTCTCTGCTATAGATGTAATTGGCTTGTCAGTAATTGAATACACTTGCATGAGTATCTCCTAAAAGGGATGAA
This genomic stretch from Deltaproteobacteria bacterium IMCC39524 harbors:
- a CDS encoding P-loop NTPase fold protein — translated: MQVYSITDKPITSIAENLLGIENYATALSRFILGAATPLTIGMQGEWGTGKTSLMHIVRENLEEQKVATSWVNTWEYSMFKEAHEITPAVLKGLLENLISHCKEMNYWPDEKSWQEKKARFTKGLKVVGAFATKVAVNKTTGQNIDINLDNPHSLLSEIAEIKNEIRDIAKIIVDSPQNPSSRIVFFVDDLDRIEPGTAVEILEALKNIFDIDNCVFVLAIDYDIVIKGLEKKFGKKTNENEREFRSFFDKIIQVPFSMPTGAYKIENLLKGKFDELGITLSDADYNDYVNIVKLTVGYVPRSIKRFINSFSLLKNIRVEGENYKENEQEDFCLFTLLGVQISYPHIFRLINRRNDFLNWDKSFAREIGVEEINVPDEEHEYLDEEWEQIIWCYCQKDEYLKVRVMSIIETLNYLRDKLGDQVTEIMENSMEFASMTSVDDCIESKQVKARFKAPEGRSVADLIHEVATDLKSNEILSFSGSYIHKILEQKYPGVSKGAVNAALIAYSTNHPSKKHNRRSKDKADCDWFEYLGRGQGFNFLD